In Lacibacter sp. H375, one DNA window encodes the following:
- a CDS encoding DUF2911 domain-containing protein translates to MKKLLLVAFCMGALVMAEAQQLRTPQPSTTQTVKQELGLGTVELSYSRPNMKGRKIFGDLVPFDKVWRTGANNATTLTFTDEVIIGGTKVPAGKYGLLSIPSANEWTIIITKQTDVTSPSAYKQDMDVVRVKAKPMQLPWSFETFGISFENIKDNGCELMMAWDKTLVSFPITTDVDGKVMKQIETIMKSDSRPYFAAASYYANNGKDLNQAIVWFDKAIEQNPKAFWVYYQKASTLAKLGKKAEAIAVSNKSIELAKEAKNDDYVALNEKLQKDMK, encoded by the coding sequence ATGAAAAAGTTACTTCTCGTTGCCTTTTGTATGGGCGCACTTGTAATGGCAGAAGCACAGCAATTAAGAACACCACAACCTTCCACAACACAAACAGTTAAACAGGAACTCGGTTTGGGAACAGTTGAGCTATCCTATAGCCGTCCGAACATGAAAGGACGTAAAATTTTCGGCGATCTTGTTCCTTTTGATAAAGTATGGCGCACAGGGGCCAATAATGCCACAACCCTAACCTTTACTGATGAAGTAATCATTGGCGGCACAAAAGTTCCTGCCGGCAAATACGGTTTATTATCGATCCCTTCTGCAAACGAATGGACCATCATCATCACAAAACAAACTGATGTTACTTCACCGTCTGCTTACAAGCAGGATATGGATGTAGTGCGAGTAAAAGCGAAACCAATGCAACTCCCATGGAGCTTTGAAACATTTGGTATTTCGTTTGAAAACATCAAAGACAATGGTTGCGAATTAATGATGGCATGGGATAAAACATTAGTGTCTTTCCCAATCACAACTGATGTTGATGGCAAAGTAATGAAACAGATCGAAACCATTATGAAATCGGATAGTCGCCCATATTTTGCTGCCGCTTCTTATTATGCAAACAATGGCAAAGACCTGAACCAGGCAATTGTTTGGTTCGATAAAGCGATTGAGCAAAATCCAAAAGCATTCTGGGTTTATTACCAAAAAGCAAGCACATTAGCTAAGCTTGGTAAAAAAGCTGAAGCGATTGCTGTTTCAAACAAGTCGATTGAATTGGCGAAAGAAGCAAAGAATGATGATTATGTAGCTTTGAATGAAAAGCTTCAAAAAGATATGAAATAA
- a CDS encoding sodium:solute symporter: protein MNFQLTDWIVLIVTLLGVIVYGVYRSRHSKTLEGYFLSNRQMPWWLILLSIMGTQASAVTFLTAPGQAYTDGMRFVQYYFGLPLAMIVVCIVFVPVFHKLKLFTAYEYLEKRFDLKTRTFTSFLFLLSRGLSTGISIFAPSLVLSSMLGWDIYVTNIVTGGLLIVYTVTGGAKAVAYTQQVQFIIIYAAMFIAGYYAITSLPEGLGFTDALHVAGKGGKLNVITTGVTEDGFDWKDRYNIWSGVIGGFFLALSYFGTDQSQVGRYLTAKDTRESRLGLLMNGFVKVPLQFLILIIGCLLFAYYSFFKAPAFFNKTQEAVVLKSSYANEYKEASNYYDQLQEQKKTVAIALTNARKANQEAEVELARTELQEIETKGKVIRTEMKTLIKRADPNADTNDTNYIFLRFVGDVLPTGLVGLIIAIIFLAAWGSIAAALNSLASCTMCDFHQKFSKKPLTEREEYRWGKIYTLLWGIFCMIIAFFAYNLGNSLIEAVNILGSWFYGTILGIFLVAFYLKQVKGNAVFIAAIISEVIVISVYYLDIISFLWLNVIGAVAVVLLSIIIQTLTGREKA from the coding sequence ATGAATTTTCAACTCACTGATTGGATCGTTCTTATTGTAACTCTTTTGGGTGTCATCGTATATGGCGTTTACCGTAGCCGCCATTCTAAAACACTTGAGGGCTATTTTCTCAGCAACAGGCAAATGCCGTGGTGGTTGATCTTACTGAGCATCATGGGCACGCAGGCAAGTGCTGTTACTTTCTTAACTGCACCGGGACAGGCTTATACTGATGGAATGCGTTTTGTGCAGTATTATTTTGGTTTGCCGTTGGCCATGATCGTGGTGTGTATTGTGTTCGTCCCCGTATTCCATAAACTCAAATTGTTTACTGCATACGAGTACCTGGAAAAAAGATTTGATCTCAAAACAAGAACCTTCACTTCATTTCTCTTTTTATTGTCAAGAGGATTAAGTACCGGCATCAGCATATTTGCACCATCACTTGTATTGAGCAGCATGTTGGGCTGGGATATTTATGTCACTAATATTGTAACAGGCGGGTTGTTGATTGTTTATACGGTAACAGGCGGCGCTAAAGCTGTGGCCTACACACAGCAGGTGCAGTTCATTATTATATATGCAGCAATGTTCATTGCAGGTTACTATGCTATCACCTCATTACCTGAAGGATTAGGATTTACAGATGCATTGCATGTGGCTGGCAAAGGAGGTAAACTCAACGTAATAACAACAGGTGTTACCGAAGATGGTTTCGATTGGAAAGACCGTTACAATATCTGGAGTGGTGTAATTGGAGGTTTCTTTTTAGCGTTGAGTTATTTTGGAACAGATCAAAGCCAGGTTGGTCGTTACTTAACGGCAAAGGATACACGTGAAAGCCGTTTGGGATTGTTGATGAATGGCTTCGTAAAAGTGCCGTTGCAATTTTTGATATTGATCATCGGATGTTTACTCTTTGCATATTATTCATTTTTTAAAGCACCTGCCTTTTTTAATAAAACACAGGAAGCGGTGGTGCTGAAAAGCAGTTATGCCAACGAATATAAAGAAGCCAGCAATTATTATGATCAGTTGCAGGAACAGAAAAAAACAGTTGCAATTGCGTTGACCAATGCAAGAAAGGCCAACCAGGAGGCAGAAGTTGAATTAGCAAGAACGGAGCTACAGGAAATTGAAACAAAGGGGAAAGTCATCAGGACAGAAATGAAAACCCTGATCAAAAGAGCTGATCCCAATGCCGATACGAACGATACCAATTATATTTTTCTGCGTTTTGTTGGCGATGTGTTGCCAACCGGATTAGTGGGCCTGATCATTGCTATTATTTTTCTTGCAGCATGGGGTAGTATTGCAGCTGCGTTGAATTCTCTTGCATCGTGCACCATGTGCGATTTTCACCAGAAGTTTTCAAAGAAGCCATTAACAGAAAGAGAAGAATATCGCTGGGGTAAGATCTATACTTTGCTCTGGGGAATCTTCTGCATGATCATCGCTTTTTTTGCTTACAACCTCGGCAACAGTTTAATTGAAGCTGTAAATATTCTTGGCAGTTGGTTCTATGGTACGATACTTGGTATCTTCCTCGTGGCTTTTTATCTGAAGCAGGTAAAGGGTAATGCGGTATTCATTGCAGCAATTATCTCTGAAGTGATTGTTATAAGTGTGTATTATCTCGATATTATTTCTTTCCTGTGGCTGAATGTAATTGGTGCAGTGGCTGTTGTGCTGCTGTCGATTATCATTCAAACTTTAACAGGTAGAGAAAAGGCCTGA
- a CDS encoding PIG-L family deacetylase gives MRKGIVFILSLVILFSAKAQTPQPMNSAEILLSLKKLKVIGSVLYVAAHPDDENTRLLAYFSKERLYRTGYLSMTRGDGGQNLIGDEQGIELGLIRTQELLAARRIDGAEQFFTRAYDFGFSKTTEEALSIWDKEKILSDVVWVIRKFQPDVIITRFPPDNRAGHGHHSASAVLAREAFDAAADPNRFPEQFKYGVKPWKTKHIFWNTFNFGGNNTTSNDQLKLDVGAFNPLLGKGYGEIASESRSMHKSQGFGVPSQRGSSTEFFTLSAGEPVQQDLAEGIINDWSRFEGGAAINTMIDQMVANYSYQNPSASVKSLVELYNAIEKINDGDWKVKKLNEVKALIEACAGLWMEASTSQEHIVTGDSLRVNFNVINRTNIPVLLKRVKLDSSLLLASRDSLKSKVSWYDEALKKEMTEQAYFVDSTFDKQLTPNQNINFARRILVKRQVTEPYWIEKPMSTGSFTVDDQRNIGLAENSSSYSAVFHISVYGKDFSFVKPVMYKHTDPVKGELYEKLIVYPPALIKAGNSLLLFKDTASKQISFSFIPQATINTKGTVSINSGNGWKVNPDNGKFEFVKGNDYLLNIKVRPEKFSNGLSGFVQPNYSSGVSFINKQRVRKIQYDHIPVITYFPDAVTKVVTADVKIVGKKIGYINGAGDFLPYSLQQLGYTVDILSEDKVTYANLKQYDAVVTGIRAYNIHEWLSNAYDDLMQYVKEGGVLMVQYNTSNQLGQLRSKISPYPFVISRNRVTEENAKVNFLAPNHVVMNYPNKITEKDFDGWVQERSVYEADNIDAKFTSLFGMNDADEPQRSGSLIVADYGKGRFVYSALAFFRQLPAGVTGSYRLIANLLAKPKN, from the coding sequence ATGAGAAAAGGAATCGTTTTTATTCTTTCTTTAGTTATACTGTTTTCGGCTAAGGCACAAACTCCGCAACCAATGAACAGTGCGGAAATTTTGCTTTCACTTAAAAAGCTAAAAGTCATTGGCAGTGTACTCTACGTAGCCGCTCACCCCGACGATGAGAATACAAGACTCCTGGCTTATTTCAGCAAAGAACGTTTATACCGCACCGGTTATTTAAGTATGACAAGAGGTGATGGCGGGCAAAACCTCATTGGTGATGAGCAGGGAATTGAACTTGGACTTATCCGCACGCAGGAACTATTGGCTGCACGACGTATTGATGGCGCTGAACAATTTTTTACTCGTGCTTACGATTTTGGTTTTTCGAAAACGACAGAAGAAGCATTAAGTATTTGGGACAAAGAAAAAATATTAAGTGATGTGGTGTGGGTGATACGCAAGTTTCAACCCGATGTGATCATTACACGTTTCCCACCTGATAACAGGGCAGGACATGGTCATCATTCCGCTTCGGCTGTACTTGCCCGTGAGGCCTTTGATGCAGCAGCTGATCCCAACCGGTTTCCTGAACAATTCAAATATGGTGTGAAGCCATGGAAAACAAAACACATTTTCTGGAACACATTCAATTTTGGCGGAAACAACACTACGTCAAATGATCAATTGAAATTAGATGTAGGCGCTTTTAATCCATTGCTGGGTAAAGGCTATGGCGAAATTGCCAGTGAAAGCAGGAGCATGCATAAGAGCCAGGGATTTGGAGTGCCGAGTCAGCGTGGTTCATCAACAGAATTCTTTACACTCAGTGCAGGTGAACCGGTGCAACAAGATCTTGCAGAAGGAATTATTAACGACTGGAGCAGGTTTGAAGGCGGCGCAGCCATCAATACAATGATCGATCAGATGGTAGCGAACTATTCATATCAGAATCCGTCAGCATCTGTTAAATCGTTGGTTGAATTGTACAACGCCATTGAAAAAATTAATGATGGCGACTGGAAAGTAAAAAAACTCAACGAAGTAAAAGCATTGATTGAAGCATGTGCAGGTTTATGGATGGAAGCAAGTACCAGCCAGGAGCATATTGTAACAGGCGATAGTTTGCGTGTAAATTTTAATGTGATCAATCGCACAAATATTCCTGTGTTGTTAAAGCGTGTTAAGCTCGATAGTAGTTTATTATTAGCCAGCCGTGATAGTTTGAAATCAAAAGTGAGTTGGTATGATGAAGCATTAAAAAAGGAAATGACTGAGCAAGCTTACTTTGTCGATTCAACATTTGACAAACAACTCACGCCAAATCAAAATATAAACTTTGCACGACGCATCCTGGTGAAACGACAAGTGACCGAACCATACTGGATCGAAAAACCCATGAGCACCGGAAGTTTTACGGTAGATGATCAACGAAACATTGGATTGGCAGAAAACTCCTCATCCTATTCAGCTGTATTTCATATTTCAGTTTATGGCAAAGATTTTTCCTTTGTCAAACCGGTGATGTATAAACATACCGATCCTGTAAAAGGCGAGTTGTATGAAAAACTAATAGTGTATCCACCTGCATTGATCAAGGCAGGTAATTCACTTCTGTTATTTAAAGACACAGCATCAAAACAAATCAGCTTTTCATTTATACCACAGGCAACTATCAACACTAAAGGAACTGTTTCCATTAACAGTGGTAATGGATGGAAAGTAAATCCCGACAATGGGAAGTTTGAATTCGTTAAAGGGAATGATTATCTTTTGAATATTAAAGTACGACCAGAAAAATTCAGCAATGGCTTATCAGGATTTGTGCAGCCAAACTATTCATCAGGTGTTTCATTCATTAACAAGCAACGTGTACGTAAAATTCAATACGATCATATTCCGGTGATCACTTATTTCCCCGATGCGGTGACAAAAGTGGTGACAGCTGATGTGAAGATAGTAGGCAAGAAGATCGGTTATATTAATGGAGCCGGTGATTTTCTTCCATATAGTTTGCAGCAATTAGGCTACACCGTTGATATTCTTTCAGAAGATAAAGTAACGTATGCCAACCTGAAGCAATACGATGCTGTTGTAACAGGTATCCGAGCATATAATATTCATGAATGGTTAAGTAATGCATACGATGATTTGATGCAATATGTGAAAGAAGGTGGAGTATTGATGGTGCAGTATAACACGAGCAATCAGTTGGGGCAGTTGCGTTCGAAAATATCTCCGTATCCGTTTGTTATTTCGAGGAATCGTGTAACGGAGGAAAATGCAAAAGTGAATTTCCTTGCGCCAAATCATGTTGTAATGAATTATCCAAACAAGATCACAGAAAAAGATTTTGATGGGTGGGTCCAGGAGCGTAGCGTGTACGAAGCAGATAATATTGATGCTAAGTTTACATCTCTTTTTGGCATGAACGATGCGGATGAGCCACAGCGTAGCGGAAGTTTGATCGTTGCTGATTATGGCAAAGGAAGATTTGTGTATTCGGCATTGGCGTTCTTTCGCCAACTTCCCGCAGGCGTGACAGGTTCATACAGGTTAATCGCTAACTTGCTGGCGAAGCCAAAGAATTAA
- a CDS encoding nucleoside recognition domain-containing protein: protein MALSRIWSAFILVAFLVAGVKMVGGDEKIFNRMVVGKSSDKYDSVFYFAIGSPVNQRLSAEYAGFLKEYGYFKVDSVQKASVLLTDNLQADSATSIKAVNPSLKLFTYLSVQKQLQRKVDGIIETAKNAVVDIIIPLIGILALFMGFLSIAEKAGGIQVLSRIIWPFFSRIFPEVPKGHPATGHMMMNFSANLLNLDNAATPFGLKAMESLQELNPNKAVASNSQIMFLALHASGLTLIPVTIIAFRSGLGAQNPTDIFIPCMIATFAATMAALFIVSFKQKINVFQPVIVAWIVGISAVIALLVLYVTSLDAKTAQLFSGKLSNGIILVLFVAIVVGALYKKIDVFDAFVDGAKGGFETGVRIIPYIVGMLVAISMLRTSGTFDVIINGMKSLFAALGSDTRFVDGLPTALIKPMSGSGARGMMIDTMKTFGADSFAGRLACILQGSSDTTFYVIAVYFGSVAIKNTRYAVGAMLLADLVGIITSILLAYLFFGSSL, encoded by the coding sequence ATGGCTTTAAGCAGAATCTGGAGTGCATTTATACTTGTAGCGTTTCTTGTTGCAGGCGTAAAAATGGTTGGAGGCGATGAAAAGATCTTTAACAGGATGGTAGTTGGAAAATCATCTGACAAATATGATAGTGTTTTTTATTTCGCTATCGGTTCTCCTGTTAATCAAAGGCTTTCGGCAGAATATGCCGGATTTTTAAAAGAGTATGGCTATTTCAAAGTTGATTCTGTTCAGAAGGCTTCTGTATTGCTTACTGATAACCTTCAGGCTGATTCAGCAACCTCGATCAAAGCAGTAAATCCATCATTAAAGCTTTTTACTTACTTATCAGTTCAAAAGCAATTGCAGCGAAAAGTTGACGGCATTATTGAAACAGCAAAGAATGCTGTGGTAGACATAATCATTCCTCTTATTGGTATTCTCGCCTTGTTTATGGGGTTCCTGAGTATTGCTGAAAAAGCAGGCGGAATTCAGGTGTTATCACGGATAATCTGGCCATTTTTTTCAAGAATATTCCCTGAAGTACCGAAAGGCCATCCGGCAACGGGGCATATGATGATGAACTTTTCAGCCAACCTTCTTAATCTCGATAATGCAGCCACGCCTTTTGGTTTAAAAGCAATGGAGAGCTTGCAGGAACTGAACCCTAATAAAGCAGTGGCTTCTAATTCTCAGATCATGTTTTTGGCTTTGCATGCATCCGGCCTCACGCTTATACCTGTAACTATTATTGCATTCAGGTCGGGTCTGGGGGCACAGAATCCTACCGATATTTTTATTCCCTGCATGATTGCAACGTTTGCAGCAACAATGGCTGCTTTGTTTATCGTTTCATTTAAACAAAAGATCAATGTATTTCAACCGGTGATTGTTGCATGGATTGTAGGCATATCGGCTGTTATTGCATTACTGGTGTTGTATGTTACCAGTTTAGATGCAAAGACAGCTCAACTTTTTTCGGGCAAACTCAGCAATGGGATCATACTTGTTCTTTTTGTAGCTATTGTAGTAGGAGCATTGTATAAAAAGATTGACGTATTTGATGCGTTTGTTGATGGCGCAAAAGGCGGCTTTGAAACAGGCGTACGCATTATTCCATATATCGTTGGAATGCTTGTGGCAATCAGCATGCTGCGTACCAGCGGAACGTTTGATGTAATTATTAATGGAATGAAATCATTGTTTGCAGCGTTAGGTTCCGATACACGGTTTGTTGATGGGCTACCAACTGCTTTAATTAAACCAATGAGCGGAAGCGGAGCAAGAGGAATGATGATTGATACGATGAAGACCTTTGGAGCCGATTCATTTGCCGGAAGGCTTGCATGTATTCTGCAAGGTTCATCTGATACAACATTCTATGTGATTGCTGTTTACTTTGGCTCAGTTGCCATCAAGAACACACGTTATGCCGTTGGAGCCATGTTACTGGCGGATCTTGTGGGCATCATTACATCTATCTTGCTGGCTTATTTATTTTTCGGATCATCATTATAA
- the ychF gene encoding redox-regulated ATPase YchF: MGLKAGIVGLPNVGKSTLFNAVSNSAKAQASNYRFCTIEPNVGLVDVPDVRIDKLAELVVPDRTVPTQIEIVDIAGLVKGASKGEGLGNKFLANIREVDAIIHVIRCFEDENVLREEGAINPVSDKEIIDTELQLKDLDTVEKKIQRIEKQARVGDAKAKAELEVLLACKAHLEQGKSIRGLDLNSAELDLIQDSFFLTQKKVLYVANVDEASMHTGNKYSEALMTAVKDEGAEVIVMNNSIEAQISEMEDPDDKQLFMDEYKMTEPALNRLIRTTYHLLDLQTYFTAGVQEVRAWTFHKGWKAPQCAGVIHTDFEKGFIKAEVIGYDDYVTYKTEAAAREAGKLRIEGKEYLVKDGDVMHFRFNV, translated from the coding sequence ATGGGTTTAAAAGCAGGTATTGTGGGTTTGCCAAACGTTGGAAAGTCGACCTTGTTCAACGCCGTAAGTAACAGCGCCAAGGCGCAGGCGAGTAATTATCGTTTTTGTACCATTGAACCCAATGTTGGTTTGGTGGATGTGCCGGATGTTCGTATCGATAAACTGGCGGAACTGGTTGTGCCCGATCGTACAGTGCCTACTCAGATCGAGATCGTTGATATTGCCGGATTGGTGAAAGGCGCAAGTAAAGGCGAAGGCTTGGGCAATAAATTCCTTGCAAACATCCGTGAAGTAGATGCCATTATTCATGTGATCCGTTGTTTTGAAGATGAGAATGTATTGCGTGAAGAAGGCGCCATTAACCCTGTGAGCGATAAAGAAATTATTGATACTGAATTACAGTTAAAAGATCTTGATACGGTTGAAAAGAAGATTCAGCGTATTGAAAAGCAGGCCCGTGTTGGTGATGCAAAGGCAAAAGCTGAACTGGAAGTATTATTAGCTTGCAAAGCACATTTGGAACAAGGTAAAAGCATTCGTGGTCTGGATCTTAATAGTGCTGAGCTTGATCTCATCCAGGACTCATTCTTCCTAACGCAGAAAAAAGTATTGTATGTAGCGAATGTGGATGAGGCCAGCATGCATACAGGAAATAAATATTCAGAGGCATTGATGACAGCTGTGAAAGATGAAGGTGCTGAGGTAATTGTGATGAATAACAGTATTGAAGCTCAGATCAGCGAAATGGAAGATCCGGACGACAAGCAATTGTTCATGGATGAATACAAGATGACGGAGCCTGCGTTGAATCGTTTGATACGCACTACTTACCACCTTCTGGACCTGCAGACTTATTTTACTGCCGGTGTACAGGAAGTTCGTGCATGGACCTTCCACAAAGGCTGGAAAGCGCCACAATGTGCAGGCGTTATTCATACAGATTTTGAAAAAGGTTTCATTAAAGCTGAGGTAATAGGCTATGATGATTATGTTACCTACAAAACAGAAGCTGCGGCACGTGAAGCAGGTAAATTAAGAATTGAAGGAAAGGAATACCTGGTGAAGGATGGCGATGTGATGCACTTCAGGTTCAATGTATAA
- a CDS encoding type B 50S ribosomal protein L31 has protein sequence MKKELHPANYRFVVFKDMSNGYSFLTRSTAPSKEVVKWEDGNEYPLIKLEISSMSHPFFTGQNILVDTAGRIDKFKKKYAKKA, from the coding sequence ATGAAAAAAGAACTTCATCCCGCTAATTACCGTTTTGTAGTGTTTAAAGACATGAGTAACGGCTATTCATTTTTAACCCGTTCTACCGCTCCTTCAAAAGAAGTAGTTAAGTGGGAAGATGGTAATGAATACCCCCTCATTAAACTGGAGATTTCCAGCATGAGCCACCCATTCTTTACCGGTCAGAACATCCTCGTGGATACAGCTGGTCGTATCGATAAATTCAAGAAAAAATACGCTAAGAAAGCATAA
- a CDS encoding YajQ family cyclic di-GMP-binding protein: MPSFDIVSKVDTQALDNAVNVTTKEITNRFDFKASHVKIDLNKKEFKINIEVEDEMKMGQLIDVLISRAHKQGIAPEAFDQSKESFQSGKLVKKEVLVRNGLKQEDAKKIVKHIKDSGLKVQASINDDIVRVTGKKIDDLQEVIQASKGWDLGIPLQFENMRS; encoded by the coding sequence ATGCCATCTTTTGATATTGTAAGTAAAGTTGATACACAGGCGCTGGACAATGCAGTGAATGTTACCACTAAAGAGATTACCAATCGTTTTGATTTTAAAGCGAGTCATGTGAAGATCGATCTGAACAAGAAAGAGTTTAAGATCAATATTGAGGTGGAAGATGAAATGAAAATGGGGCAGTTGATTGATGTGCTCATCAGCCGTGCACACAAGCAGGGGATAGCTCCCGAGGCATTTGATCAAAGCAAGGAATCGTTCCAGAGCGGTAAACTCGTGAAGAAGGAAGTATTGGTGCGGAACGGCTTAAAACAGGAAGATGCTAAAAAGATCGTAAAGCATATAAAGGATTCCGGGTTGAAAGTGCAGGCATCCATAAACGACGATATTGTTAGGGTTACGGGCAAAAAAATTGATGATCTGCAGGAAGTGATTCAGGCATCAAAGGGCTGGGATCTCGGAATCCCTTTACAATTCGAGAATATGCGTTCATAA
- a CDS encoding outer membrane beta-barrel family protein codes for MKKISAFLTAALLTCTFSSFAQNASRVKGDVKDESQKPVSGVTVSLLRGKDSSLVKAAITDKSGAYSFESVKNGSYLLGITSVGYQKKISNLIEVKEGAEITVPSFSLLPEAKGLKEVTVTAKRPMFEQKADKLVVNVDASPTNAGANALEVLEKSPGITVDKDGNISLKGKAGVQVFIDGKPAYLSGADLANYLRNLQGPQLDQIEIMTNPPAKYDAAGNSGIINIKTKRTLQFGYNGSVTTGYTQGRYQRYTNSFTFNYRKNKVNLFANGNFNARNSFQELDIQRSFSNSVTKEVVSLFEQETRMIHKNRSLNGKVGMDFFASKKTTLGVTANGFYSPGQFLSTSDINIFNPDHILLSKTMGKADNSSTWRHFGSNLNFRHVFDTTGKEISADVDYLRYSATNTQSLFNKYENGSQAKAPDTLYGNLPQNIYIYTAKVDYVQPFKKGLKFEAGIKTSFVETDNVARYDSLINNTMQLDSARRNDFVYKENINAGYINFSKQLNKKISAQVGLRLENTSAKGYSKGYAFDKDKEKFSDFDTTFNLNYTQLFPTVYIQYAVNEKHSLGMNYGRRIRRPDYESLNPFVEFIDRYTYEQGNPNLRPQFSHNIEFSHTYKGFLTTTLNYTNTNNIIQEVLEQNEERNESYVKRANIAKQQQFGIAVSAFKQIKKWNGNIYVNVYNNKFEGLVNGDFVTLGRTTMVLSASNSYKFGKDWTTEISGFYRTAGYEGVFYIRPLGELNFGVSKPVLKGKGTLRLSVRDILWTQRGQGEIKYGLVHANFQQRRDSRTVGMTFTYRFSKGKINGNTRRKASGAADEQNRVKASE; via the coding sequence ATGAAAAAGATTTCTGCATTCCTAACTGCGGCCTTGCTAACCTGCACCTTCTCCTCCTTTGCTCAAAATGCTTCACGTGTAAAAGGCGATGTAAAAGACGAAAGCCAAAAGCCGGTTTCCGGCGTTACCGTGTCGTTGCTCCGTGGCAAAGACAGTTCGCTTGTAAAAGCGGCTATCACCGATAAAAGCGGTGCTTATTCATTTGAATCTGTAAAAAATGGTTCTTACCTGCTTGGGATTACCAGTGTGGGTTACCAGAAAAAGATCAGCAACTTAATTGAAGTAAAAGAGGGAGCGGAGATCACTGTTCCATCGTTTAGTTTGTTACCTGAGGCAAAAGGTTTGAAAGAAGTAACCGTAACAGCAAAGAGGCCCATGTTTGAGCAAAAGGCCGATAAGCTGGTTGTAAATGTGGATGCGTCTCCTACAAATGCCGGAGCTAACGCTCTGGAAGTATTAGAAAAGTCACCTGGTATTACGGTTGATAAAGACGGTAACATCAGCCTGAAAGGTAAAGCAGGTGTGCAGGTGTTTATTGATGGCAAACCAGCTTATTTATCTGGGGCTGATCTCGCCAATTATTTGCGTAATCTGCAAGGCCCGCAACTTGATCAGATTGAGATCATGACCAACCCTCCTGCAAAATATGATGCAGCAGGTAACAGTGGTATTATCAACATCAAAACCAAACGCACACTGCAATTTGGTTATAACGGAAGCGTAACAACCGGCTACACACAGGGACGATACCAACGTTACACAAACAGCTTTACTTTCAATTACAGAAAGAACAAAGTGAATCTTTTTGCTAACGGAAATTTCAATGCAAGAAACTCTTTCCAGGAATTAGATATTCAACGTAGTTTTTCAAATTCTGTAACTAAAGAAGTGGTTTCTTTATTCGAACAGGAAACAAGGATGATTCATAAGAACAGAAGTTTGAACGGTAAAGTGGGGATGGACTTTTTTGCAAGTAAGAAAACCACGTTAGGTGTTACCGCAAATGGATTCTACAGCCCGGGTCAATTCCTCAGCACAAGCGACATTAATATTTTTAATCCGGATCATATATTGCTGAGCAAAACAATGGGTAAAGCAGACAATTCATCAACCTGGAGACATTTTGGTTCAAACCTGAATTTCAGACATGTATTTGATACAACAGGAAAGGAGATTTCTGCAGATGTGGATTACTTAAGATATAGTGCAACTAACACACAGAGTCTGTTTAACAAATATGAAAATGGCAGTCAAGCGAAAGCGCCTGATACATTATACGGCAATCTTCCACAGAATATTTATATCTACACAGCAAAGGTTGATTATGTTCAACCATTTAAAAAAGGATTGAAGTTTGAAGCCGGTATTAAAACAAGTTTTGTTGAAACTGATAACGTGGCACGTTATGATAGTTTGATCAACAATACTATGCAGCTTGATTCTGCCCGCCGTAATGATTTTGTGTACAAAGAAAATATCAATGCAGGCTATATCAATTTCAGTAAGCAACTCAACAAAAAAATAAGTGCACAAGTTGGATTACGTTTAGAGAACACATCAGCAAAAGGCTATTCAAAAGGCTATGCTTTTGACAAGGACAAAGAAAAATTCTCTGACTTTGATACAACTTTCAATTTAAACTATACACAACTGTTTCCAACTGTATACATTCAGTATGCCGTTAATGAAAAGCATTCATTGGGCATGAACTATGGCAGAAGAATACGCAGACCTGATTACGAAAGTTTAAATCCTTTTGTTGAATTTATTGACCGTTATACCTACGAACAGGGTAATCCAAACTTAAGACCTCAGTTCAGCCATAATATCGAGTTTTCACATACGTATAAAGGTTTCTTAACGACTACGTTGAATTATACCAACACGAATAATATTATTCAGGAGGTATTGGAACAAAATGAAGAAAGGAATGAGTCATACGTCAAACGTGCAAACATTGCCAAGCAACAACAATTTGGTATTGCAGTTAGTGCATTCAAACAAATTAAAAAGTGGAACGGTAATATTTATGTGAATGTTTATAATAACAAGTTTGAAGGATTGGTGAATGGAGACTTTGTTACATTGGGTAGAACTACGATGGTTTTAAGTGCTTCGAATTCTTACAAATTTGGAAAAGACTGGACAACTGAGATCAGTGGCTTTTACAGAACAGCAGGTTATGAAGGCGTGTTTTATATCAGACCGTTAGGTGAATTAAACTTTGGCGTAAGCAAGCCAGTGTTGAAAGGCAAAGGAACACTCCGTTTAAGTGTAAGAGATATTCTCTGGACACAGAGAGGTCAGGGCGAGATAAAGTATGGTTTGGTTCACGCAAACTTTCAGCAAAGAAGAGATTCAAGAACAGTGGGTATGACGTTTACTTATCGTTTCAGCAAAGGAAAAATCAATGGTAATACCCGTCGTAAAGCAAGCGGCGCAGCTGATGAACAAAATCGTGTAAAAGCAAGTGAGTAA